The Streptomyces lienomycini sequence CGCCGGGCGCTTCGGGGTGACGGCATCGGAGGTCACCGAGGAGCAGGTGGAGGCGGAGCTGCTGCGGCGGCTGCGGAGGCCGTACACGGAGTTCTATCGGGTGGCGTGGCGCAAGATGATCGCGCCCGACACGGAGAGGGCCCTTTACACAGCTTTGCTGCCCCCGGGTGCCGCACACATTGATGCGTTGCGCAGTGGCGCGCTGTCTGACAACCGAAGCACTGCCCTGCTAGCCGGCTTCTGGGCTTCACTCCCGGTGGACTACCTGCTGCGCACAGCCCGAGTAAGGAACCTTGATGTGGCTCCGGCCAGGCGGCTCCCCGCGCCGGCCGCCGACCACCCGCTGGCCTCGGCACTCTTGTTGCGAACCCTGCGCCTGAACTGCCTCACGGCTGCCTACGCGGAGTTGTGGGAGGAGCTGTACGAGTCGACTTGGCCCGGCTACGAACCCTGGGCAGTGGAATGGCCGGCCATGCAGCCTCTTCACGAGGTCGGCCCAACATGGGAGCGGTCGACCCCGCTGCGCAGCGAGCGGGCGCGCAGAGCCGCGCTCGTGGAGATCGATGCCCTTGTCGCGGTCTGGCTCGGAGTGAGTGCAGACGCCCTCGCTGCCATGTACAAGTCCCGCTTCCCGATCATGCAGGAGTTCGACGCGGTCACCTGGTTCGACGCCAACGAGCGGAAGATTGCGGGCGTTCGGCATACGTACGGCTTCGGCCAGACCAAGGACCACTACGAGCAGTTGCTCGCCTACCAGAAGCAGGGCCGCGCCGAGCCCCCCGAGGGCTACACCGCCCCCTTCTACAAGGCCGAGCGCGAGAAGGAGATGCGAGAGGCGCACGCCTACTTCACCGCGCGGCTACAGGAAGCCACAGCCAAGGGCAAGTGAAGGGCAGCGCCCCGCGTCGGACGGCTCCGGCGCGGGGCGTGAGGGTCAGTTCTGGCCGGCGTAGGAGACGAAGTTGCTCCACGCGGCCGGGGAGAGGGCAAGTTCGGGGCTCCGCTGGTCCTTGGAGTCCCGGACGTGGATCGCGTGCGTGCCGTTCGCCACCTCGATGCAGTCGTCACCCTGCGAGCCGCTGTAACTGCTCTTGAACCAGGCCAGGTCGGACGTGTTCATAGCGCTCCTCGCAATCGCTTTAACAGGCCCAAGGAGTCCTCGGGGGTCAAGGCCTGCGAGCGCAGTTTCGCATACCGCTGCTGGAGCAGACTGATCTCTTTCGCATGGGCGATCAGCCGTCCGTTCTGCTGCCCTTCAGAGTAGGCGAACCACTGGTTGTCCGGTGTCTCGGCCAGACGCATCGGCCCGTCCGTCCCCGCATGCGACGGCTGCCGCAGCGGCATCACCTGAAACTCCACATTCCAGTTCCCCTCGATCACCCCCAGCAACCGGTCGAACTGCTCCCGCGTCACCGCCTCCCCGCCCGTCCACCGCTCCAACACCGCCTGCTCCACGATGAAGCTGAACGCTGTCGGCGGCTTCCGCGTCACCGCCAGCAGCTCCTGCCGAGCCATCCGCGCCGCGATCCGCTCCTCCAGCTCCTCCGGGTCGGGCAGGGGCGGCACGTTCAGGGACACCGCCCGCGCGTACGCCTCCGTCTGCAACAGGCCCGGCACCACCCGGCACTCGTAGGTGTACAGGCTGATCGCCGTCGCCTCCAGCCGAGCCCACTGCCGGAACCAGCTCGCCAACCCCGCCTGCCGCGACAGATGCGGCGCCGCCTTCCGCAGTGCCCCCGTGTTGCCGAGGGCTTCCTCCGCGCGCTCCACGAAGTCCCGGTCCGGCATCCGGCGCCCCTGTTCGACCGAGGCGACCGTGTGTTTGGAGAAGCGGACCAGGGCGCCGAACTCCTCGCGGCTCAGGCCCGCGTGCTCCCGCAGGGCCTGGACGACCGCGCCGAACGTGCGCAGACTGTCCGACGCCCCCGGTTCCGCGACGCCCGCCCCCGTACCGCCGTCCGTACATTCGTAGGCCACCGTCGGCCACCTCCCGCGCACCGTCACCGCCCGTACCGCTTCTGACTCGGCTCCATCGTCACGCGGAGTGACACGTACTGTCCACCGAATGTGTACGTACGCTGACTCTGCGTACGCGGGTCGGTGCTGGCGAACCGCCCGAGCCCGCCGCCAGATTGGGCATATGACACCACCGCCCACCCCCGCGACCCACCAGGCGCCCGTCACCGTACGTGTGTTCACCCAGCGGTTCAGTTCCACCCCGCGCGGAGCACGCCTCGCCCGCCGGCTCGCGCTGCACCAGCTCGACACCTGGGGCGTCCCGCACGGCAGCGAGGCGTCCGACACCGCCGCCCTGCTCGTCGCGGAACTCGCCGCCAACGCCGTCACGCACGGCCGCGTACCCGGCCGGGACTTCGAGGTCACCGTCAAGCTCCTCGGCCGCACCCTGCGCGTCGAGGTCTCCGACACCCGGGGCGAGCTCCGGCCCCCGCCTCCCGGCGCCGCCCGCCCCGAAGGGGAGCCGCTCGCGGAGAACGGCCGGGGCATGCTCCTCGTGGAGGCGCTCGCCGACCGCTGGGACGTGCTCGACCGCGTCCCCGTCGGCAAGACGGTCGTCGCCGAGCTGGACCTGTCGCGCTGACAGGCGGGAAGGCCCGTCTATAGGCTGGACCGGTTACGGCATTGGGCAGCGGCGAAGGGCTACGGCGACCATGACGGACCTGGAGGGCGGTACCGGTGGTGAGAGCGCCGGGCGGGACCGGTCCGTGCGGCGCCGAGGGTACGCCACGGCGGCGGACATCGACGAGCCGGATGCCCTCGGCATGCCGCTGGGGGTGCCCGTCGAAGTCGGCTCCGACGGCCGGCCGACCGGCGTGGAACTGGAGCTGCCGGACGACGAGGAGGGCGAGGACGGTGACGACGACTCCTCCGCGCCGTTCCAGCCGGACAGCATCAGGATCCGCACGCAGACCACCACCGTGGACCTCCTCCTCTCCCGCCTCCGGGAGGGCATGATCGACCTCGCGCCGGACTTCCAGCGGCGGGCCGGGATCTGGAGCGACCGCAGGCAGAGCCGTCTGATCGAGTCGCTGCTGCTGCGCATCCCGATCTCCAACCTCCACATGGCCCAGGGCGACGCGGACAAGTGGGCCGTGGTGGACGGCGTGCAGCGGCTGACCGCTGTCGCCCGTTTCATGGAGCCGGGACTCACGGGCCTCAGCCCGTTGACCCTGCGGGGCCTGGAGTACCTGTGGAGGTTCAACGGCAACACATACCAGGACCTGACCGGGCGACTGAAGATCCGGCTGCGCGAGACGCAGATCACCGTGCACATCCTGGAACAGGGCACGCCGGAGGCCGTCAAGTACAACGTGTTCTCCCGGATCAACACCGGCGGCGTGCCGTTGAAGCCGCAGGAGCTGCGGCACGCACTGGTGCCGGGACCCGTCCGGGACTACCTCGCCGACTTGGCCGAGCACCCGGCGTTCGGCGAGGCCACCCGCTGGAGCGTGTCCAACGAGCGGATGGCCGACCGGGAGATGGTGCTGCGCTTCCTCGCCTTCCGGATGAGTAGTCCCTCGAAGCACACCGAGAGGGACTTCGACAGGTTCCTCATCGGCGCAATGGAAAGGGTCAACGAACTCCCCGATCATCGGCGGGAGCAGTACGCCCGGGAGTTCCGGGCGGCCATGCAGTGCGCGCAAGAACTGTTCGGCGAGCACGCCTTCCGCAAGTGGGATGGTGGGGAACGCAGTTCCCCAGTGATCAACAAGGCGCTGTTCGAGACAATCTCCGTCACTCTCGCCCTTCTTGACGATCACGGGCGGGCGCGGCTGGTAGCTTCTCGGTCGAAGGTCCTCGACAGGTTCTTCGTGCTCATGAACAACTGGGACTTCGACCGGGCGATCTCCGTGGGCACCGGGAACCCGGCGAAGATCCGCACGAGATTCCAGCACGTAGAGCCAGTGTTCCGAGGGGTGGCCGAACAGTGATCGACCGACTGACGCTGCGCAACTTCAAGGCGTTCCAGGACATGTCGCTTCCGCTCGGTCCCCTCACTCTCCTCACGGGGCTGAATTCTTCCGGCAAGAGCAGCGTCCTCCAGGCAATCGCCTTGCTGCGCCAGTCCTACGAGGCGGGCGACCTGGAGGCCTCCCGGTACCTGCCCGAGGCGCGGAGGTCCGGCCTGCGTACCACCGTCGCCAATCAGGGCTTCCTCCTCAACGGTGAACTCGTCGGCCTCGGCACCGGAGAGGATGTGCTGTGCGAGGGCGACGCACTGTCGGACGAGACCCGGATCGCCCTCGCCGTCGACGAAGGCCCGTACCACTACGGCTGGACCGTCGAGTACGAGGCCGGACAGAACCTGCTGCCCCTGCTCGGCGTGGAACTGCCACTTGACTCGGAGGGCGTCGCCGCGCCCGTCGGGCCCGAGGCCGTGACGCCCGCGTTCCTCACCGCCCCCTTCCAGTACTTGCACGCCGACCGGATCTCGCCTGCCGAGTTCTACCCGCGCGACCACCACGCGGCCATCGGCCGCGGCTTCCTCGGCGTACGCGGTGAGCACACCGTCAACTTCCTCCGCCACCATGCCGACGACCCGGTGCCCGAGGGGCCCCTGCACCATCCGCGTGCCCGGTCCGCCGTGCTGCGCCACCAGGTCGCCGCATGGATGGGCGACCTGTGCCCGGGGGTGAACGTCCAGGCCGACGCCATCGAGGGCGCCGACGCGGTACTCCTCTCGTACGACTTCCAGGGGCCGCTCGGTCGCACTCGTCGCCGACGCCCCGGCAACGTCGGCTTCGGCCTCACCTACGTCTTGCCGATCGTGGTCGCCTGCCTCACCGCCCGGCCCGGTTCCCTGGTCCTCCTGGAGAACCCGGAGGCACACCTCCACCCCCACGGGCAGACCCGGATGGCCGCGCTCGCAGCCGCGGCCGCCGCGCAGGGGGCCCAGGTGATCACGGAGACGCACAGCGACCACGTCATCAACGGCGTGCGGCTCGCCGTGAAGCAGGGGCACATCGCCCCCGAACAGACGGTGTTCCACTACTTCCGCAGCGTCGGCACCGGCGTGGAGGTCGTCAGCCCGCGGGTCAACCCTGCAGGCAAACTCGACCAGTGGCCCGACGGGTTCTTCGACGAGCTGGAGAACACGCTCGACCAGCTCATCGCCTGATACCCGCCTGGGGAGGGCGGAGTCGAGGCGCACACATCATCGCGGAGGGGGACACGTGCCGCAGCTGTTCCTGAACGAGAAGTCCTGCGAGACGACGGCCGAGCCGGACCGTGTCAACCGGGCCATGAGCACCATGGTTGAGGCCGTCCTCGCCATCGCCAGGGAAGACCCCAAGGGCACGGCGCTGGTCACCCACGCCAGCTCCCTGATGGCTTTACAGCTGGCCCAGGGACATCCCATCAGCAAGTGGATGGGCGCCCCGGACACCAAGGACCTGCGCGTCCTGCTGAAGAAGCTGGAGGACAAATCGCCCTACGAGACGGTCTTCCCCGAGGGCGAGACCTTCTCCGACGTCGCGTGTCGGCACGACGGCGATCCGGTGGACGGGCTGCGCTACGCGCATCTGCTGGGCGGCATCGGCATCTCCCTCCCGCTGGAAGCTCGTTGGAACGCCGACACGCTCACCCTGGTGCGGGAACAGCTCGTGGACGACGAGGACACGGGGTCCGTGCTCACCGAGGTCGAGGTCAGGCACGTCGCCGGCACCGAGCACGTCGCGCCGCACCTGCCCTGGATCCGACGCGGTGCGGACGCCGGCCGGCAGAAGGCGGTCCAGGGCCTGCGGTCCGGTGCCGAACTGTGGCGCCTGCGCTCGGACCTCTTCCCACTGCTCCAGTTCACGACGCTGGCTGAGCAACACTTCACCGAGCTGCCGGAGACGTGGGTGCGACCGGTGGGTGAGCGGCTCGGAGAACTGCAGGACGCGGTCGGCGACTGGGACCCGGCCCTGCGGCCCATCTGCCCCCAGTGGCGTTCCTACGTGCGCACCGAGTTCGAGAACCGGCGGCGCCTGTGCTGGTTCGAGGACACCGACGGTGAGACGCGTCTGTTCGACTGGCACAGCGAGTTCCTGCCGGAGCGGGGGCGCATGCCGGGCCGCCTGCACTTCCGCCTGCTCCACGAGGAGCGCACCCTGCGCATCGCGTACGTCGGGCGGAAACGCGGCAACAGATGATCCACCCCGGAGCCCGCCCGGCCGCCCCGGCTAACGTAGGCCCCTGACCGGCCGCTCACCGGCCCCACCAGCACCAAGGAGGACCGCGCGTGCGTCCCACCCTCGCCGCCGACCAGGTACGGGCCAGCCTGAGCCAGTACCTCGCGACGACGTACGCGCTGGCCGACGAGAGCACCCGCCGCGCCCTGGAGAACTTCCTCGGCGACCCCGAGGACGGCATCTTCCGCGGCCCCTACCTCCGCGTCCGCACCCCCTTCCGCACCGCCGTGGGCACGGACTGGAAGCGGCATCTGACCTGGCACCCCGAGCTGACCCCGTACCGGCACCAGGAAGCCGCCTGGGAGCGGCTGTCGACCCTGCACGGCCCGGCCCGGCCCACCCTCGTCACCACCGGCACCGGATCCGGCAAGACCGAGTCGTTCCTGGTCCCGATCCTCGACCACTGCTACCGCCAGCGGCTGGCCGGGCGGAAGGGCGTCAAGGCGATCCTGCTCTACCCGATGAACGCCCTGGCCACCGACCAGGCCCACCGCATCGGCGAGCGGCTGAACGACCCGAAGGACACCCGGCTGCGGGACGCCGGGGTGGGCGCCGGGCTCTACATCGGGGACCGGCCGTCCCAGGAGTTCAAGCAGGCCAATCCGGCGATCACCGTGGACCGGGACGAGATCCGGCGGACCATGCCGGACATCCTGATCACCAACTACAAGATGCTCGACCTGCTCCTGCAACGGCCCGAGGACCAGCGGCTGTGGCAGGACTCGGCGCTCGCCTACGTCGTCCTCGACGAGTTCCACACCTACGACGGCGCCCAGGGCACGGACGTCGCCATGCTGCTGCGCCGCCTCGGCTCGGTCACCGGGCTCGCCGAACCCGGACGGCCACTGGGGCCGGTCTGCCCCGTCGCCACGTCGGCCACCCTCGGCGAGAACGGCACCGGCGCCACCGACAGCGGTGCGGGGGGCCCGGCGGCCCGCCCCGGCAGCGGCCCCGGCATGCTGGAAGTCGCCGAGCAGGTCTTCGGTGTGCCGTTCCCGCCCGACGCGGTCGTCGGGGAGGACCGGCGCTCCACCAGGGACTTCACCGGCGAGAGCGACTTCAGCCTGCCGTTCCCCTCGCCCCACGAGGTCGCCGGACTCGGCGACCCCACCCGCGACCCGGGCGCGATGGACGACCTCGTCACCGCCTTCTCCGGGCTGAGCGGGCCGAGCCCGGAGGACCTCGGGGCCGT is a genomic window containing:
- a CDS encoding DUF397 domain-containing protein, with the translated sequence MNTSDLAWFKSSYSGSQGDDCIEVANGTHAIHVRDSKDQRSPELALSPAAWSNFVSYAGQN
- a CDS encoding helix-turn-helix domain-containing protein, with translation MAYECTDGGTGAGVAEPGASDSLRTFGAVVQALREHAGLSREEFGALVRFSKHTVASVEQGRRMPDRDFVERAEEALGNTGALRKAAPHLSRQAGLASWFRQWARLEATAISLYTYECRVVPGLLQTEAYARAVSLNVPPLPDPEELEERIAARMARQELLAVTRKPPTAFSFIVEQAVLERWTGGEAVTREQFDRLLGVIEGNWNVEFQVMPLRQPSHAGTDGPMRLAETPDNQWFAYSEGQQNGRLIAHAKEISLLQQRYAKLRSQALTPEDSLGLLKRLRGAL
- a CDS encoding ATP-binding protein; this translates as MTPPPTPATHQAPVTVRVFTQRFSSTPRGARLARRLALHQLDTWGVPHGSEASDTAALLVAELAANAVTHGRVPGRDFEVTVKLLGRTLRVEVSDTRGELRPPPPGAARPEGEPLAENGRGMLLVEALADRWDVLDRVPVGKTVVAELDLSR
- a CDS encoding DUF262 domain-containing protein — translated: MTDLEGGTGGESAGRDRSVRRRGYATAADIDEPDALGMPLGVPVEVGSDGRPTGVELELPDDEEGEDGDDDSSAPFQPDSIRIRTQTTTVDLLLSRLREGMIDLAPDFQRRAGIWSDRRQSRLIESLLLRIPISNLHMAQGDADKWAVVDGVQRLTAVARFMEPGLTGLSPLTLRGLEYLWRFNGNTYQDLTGRLKIRLRETQITVHILEQGTPEAVKYNVFSRINTGGVPLKPQELRHALVPGPVRDYLADLAEHPAFGEATRWSVSNERMADREMVLRFLAFRMSSPSKHTERDFDRFLIGAMERVNELPDHRREQYAREFRAAMQCAQELFGEHAFRKWDGGERSSPVINKALFETISVTLALLDDHGRARLVASRSKVLDRFFVLMNNWDFDRAISVGTGNPAKIRTRFQHVEPVFRGVAEQ
- a CDS encoding AAA family ATPase, with the translated sequence MIDRLTLRNFKAFQDMSLPLGPLTLLTGLNSSGKSSVLQAIALLRQSYEAGDLEASRYLPEARRSGLRTTVANQGFLLNGELVGLGTGEDVLCEGDALSDETRIALAVDEGPYHYGWTVEYEAGQNLLPLLGVELPLDSEGVAAPVGPEAVTPAFLTAPFQYLHADRISPAEFYPRDHHAAIGRGFLGVRGEHTVNFLRHHADDPVPEGPLHHPRARSAVLRHQVAAWMGDLCPGVNVQADAIEGADAVLLSYDFQGPLGRTRRRRPGNVGFGLTYVLPIVVACLTARPGSLVLLENPEAHLHPHGQTRMAALAAAAAAQGAQVITETHSDHVINGVRLAVKQGHIAPEQTVFHYFRSVGTGVEVVSPRVNPAGKLDQWPDGFFDELENTLDQLIA